A part of Desulfobacter sp. genomic DNA contains:
- a CDS encoding histidine phosphatase family protein, which produces MEKIIIIQHCQSEHHINNLTGGWTDTPLTETGKTQADQISKRICNIQNISQYKFISSDLLRAKQTAEIIHNCIKLPFIEDKRLREINNGDAAWKTKDWAKNNRNPRSKESFDINYREYKNGETWIDFFYRIAEFMDMLCSLNESSAILVTHGCALNYIIAWWLNFDLKLLEKSYFSASPGSISILDTNSYGQHALKLMNCTKHL; this is translated from the coding sequence ATGGAAAAGATAATCATAATACAACATTGCCAATCAGAGCATCATATCAATAATTTAACTGGTGGATGGACGGATACACCATTAACTGAGACAGGGAAAACTCAGGCCGATCAAATTAGTAAACGGATTTGTAATATTCAAAATATTTCTCAATACAAATTTATCTCTTCAGATTTATTACGAGCAAAACAAACAGCAGAAATTATTCATAATTGTATCAAACTTCCCTTTATTGAGGATAAACGATTACGAGAAATAAATAATGGAGATGCTGCATGGAAAACTAAAGATTGGGCAAAGAATAACAGAAATCCGCGGAGCAAAGAAAGTTTTGATATAAATTATCGAGAATATAAAAATGGAGAAACTTGGATAGATTTTTTTTACAGAATTGCTGAATTTATGGATATGCTTTGTTCCTTAAATGAAAGCTCAGCTATTTTAGTTACTCATGGCTGTGCTTTGAATTATATAATTGCATGGTGGTTAAATTTTGATTTAAAATTACTTGAGAAATCATATTTTTCAGCAAGTCCTGGAAGCATTTCAATATTGGATACAAACTCTTATGGTCAACATGCATTAAAACTGATGAACTGTACAAAGCACTTATGA
- a CDS encoding MBL fold metallo-hydrolase has protein sequence MRIEQPGPVTPRITLLGRNESCVYLVDGGDEYALLGGGMTYIVPDILRQIDELGVDPEKIRRLVIHHSHFDHVGIVPRLKALWPWMAVTASVRAKEMLARPDVVGAISSLNRMLLPDTAPDELKKSLDITTIGVDRTAGDGDLVPCGDLDLEMIEVPGHSSCSMAVYIPAEKVLSPSDAGGIPYGEDIFAAANSNFDAYQASLEKMAAYEVEVVLAEHYGAVAGDAGRGFMAKSIVRAREMRALLEETYGRCRDEKKAVAALLEEISSRASGYFLPREVMEMVLGQMVRFMAKQFGDRK, from the coding sequence ATGAGAATTGAACAGCCCGGTCCTGTGACTCCCCGGATTACCCTGCTGGGGCGGAATGAATCCTGTGTCTACCTGGTGGACGGCGGGGATGAATACGCCCTGCTGGGGGGCGGAATGACCTATATCGTACCGGATATCCTCCGCCAGATTGATGAACTGGGGGTTGACCCGGAAAAGATCCGCAGGCTGGTGATCCACCATTCCCATTTTGACCATGTGGGCATCGTGCCCCGGCTCAAGGCGCTCTGGCCCTGGATGGCGGTGACGGCATCGGTGCGGGCAAAGGAGATGCTGGCCCGGCCGGATGTGGTCGGGGCCATCTCCTCCCTGAACCGGATGCTGCTGCCTGATACCGCGCCGGACGAATTGAAAAAGAGCCTGGACATCACCACCATTGGGGTAGACCGGACCGCGGGGGACGGGGACCTGGTGCCCTGCGGGGACCTTGACCTGGAGATGATAGAGGTCCCCGGCCATTCCTCCTGTTCCATGGCGGTGTATATCCCGGCCGAAAAGGTGCTCAGCCCATCGGATGCCGGCGGGATTCCCTACGGGGAGGATATCTTTGCCGCAGCCAATTCCAATTTTGACGCATACCAGGCCAGCCTTGAAAAGATGGCGGCCTATGAGGTTGAGGTGGTGCTGGCTGAACATTACGGGGCCGTGGCCGGAGACGCGGGCCGGGGATTCATGGCAAAATCCATTGTCCGGGCCCGGGAGATGCGGGCCCTGCTTGAGGAGACCTACGGCCGTTGCCGGGATGAGAAAAAGGCGGTGGCGGCACTCCTGGAAGAGATTTCCAGCCGGGCATCGGGATATTTTCTGCCCCGGGAGGTGATGGAGATGGTGCTGGGCCAGATGGTCCGGTTCATGGCAAAACAGTTCGGAGACCGGAAATGA
- the hrpB gene encoding ATP-dependent helicase HrpB, whose product MTMPSGIDLLPPGLEKMAGVAALPVVDVLPELDRALAVRKRALVQAPPGAGKTTLVPLALQNRPWLEKKKIIMLEPRRLAARACAAHMAGLLGEKPGQTVGFQVRMDRCIGPATRVEIITEGILTRRIQSDPGLEGVGLLIFDEFHERHIHGDLGLALSLEAAEVFNPDLRILVMSATMDTRALSTMMADAPVIHSEGKTWPVTTHYLEGVPGPATGQAGRAGRFRARPGDKAGEILGPCFRTVVNALGQEEGDILVFLPGAAQIRAMADALGEKLKGDKTIGVHPLFGNLPPAAQASAIAPSPPGRRKIVLATPIAETSLTIQGVRVVVDSGLANAPRFSPGRGMTRLETLAVSKASADQRRGRAGRTGPGVCYRLWSRHLHQGLVPFNRPEILNADLAPLALELARWGVADPGDLKWLDLPPQTSFKAAVTLLKQLEALDGQGRITAHGQALTEAGTHPRLAHMILKGKDLGKGFTACCLAALVEERDFVSPGRAAADPDAGLRLEILDGLARKGRREGAGVHLSRAKGVLDRAGQLAKQFRIKERKIDTAGAGRLLAFAWPERIAKKRSPGSLAYLAASGAGLFFRSDNPVSSREFMVAVHVDGNPKNAAVFLAAAYDADDLERDFAGAVDIQDRVFWNREKGAVSALSRTLYGRLVLRERPMARPDPAAVKSALIQGIADAGPASLAWPKAAAAFRLRVGFLRTLDDPVFKGLPDLSDGGLAGSLETWLGPFLDGITSLAGLKQVDLDGALKGLFSWEQLQLVDAHAPTHITVPSGSRIPIRYGDENGPLASPVLAVRLQEMFGLTATPALARGRVPLTLHLLSPASRPVQITRDLANFWRHTYKEVKKDLMGRYPKHYWPEDPENAVPTARAKPRKK is encoded by the coding sequence ATGACCATGCCGTCCGGAATTGATCTGCTGCCCCCGGGCCTGGAGAAAATGGCCGGCGTCGCCGCCCTGCCCGTGGTTGATGTACTGCCCGAACTGGACAGGGCATTGGCGGTCCGGAAGCGGGCCCTGGTCCAGGCCCCGCCCGGGGCCGGCAAGACCACCCTGGTCCCCCTGGCCCTTCAGAACAGACCCTGGCTGGAGAAGAAAAAAATTATCATGCTGGAGCCCCGGCGTCTGGCGGCCCGGGCCTGTGCCGCCCATATGGCGGGGCTTCTGGGGGAGAAACCCGGCCAGACCGTGGGGTTCCAGGTCCGCATGGACCGGTGCATCGGGCCTGCCACCCGGGTTGAAATCATCACCGAAGGCATCCTGACCCGGCGGATCCAGTCCGACCCCGGACTGGAAGGCGTGGGCCTGCTTATTTTTGACGAATTCCACGAACGCCACATCCACGGGGACCTGGGGCTGGCCCTCAGTCTGGAGGCGGCGGAGGTCTTTAATCCGGACCTGAGGATTCTGGTCATGTCCGCCACCATGGATACCCGGGCCCTTTCCACCATGATGGCGGATGCCCCGGTGATCCATTCGGAAGGGAAAACCTGGCCCGTGACCACCCACTACCTGGAAGGGGTGCCCGGGCCTGCCACCGGGCAGGCAGGGAGGGCCGGACGGTTCCGGGCCCGGCCCGGCGACAAGGCCGGGGAGATCCTCGGCCCCTGCTTCAGAACCGTGGTCAACGCCCTGGGGCAGGAGGAGGGGGACATCCTGGTATTCCTTCCCGGCGCCGCCCAGATCCGGGCCATGGCCGATGCCCTGGGGGAAAAGCTAAAGGGGGATAAGACCATCGGGGTGCATCCGCTTTTCGGCAACCTGCCGCCGGCGGCCCAGGCCTCGGCCATTGCCCCCTCGCCGCCGGGCCGGCGTAAGATCGTCCTGGCCACCCCCATTGCCGAAACCTCCCTGACCATCCAGGGGGTTCGGGTGGTGGTGGATTCCGGCCTGGCCAATGCCCCGCGGTTTTCTCCGGGCCGGGGCATGACTCGGTTGGAGACCCTTGCCGTATCAAAGGCCTCGGCAGACCAGCGCCGGGGCCGGGCCGGCCGGACCGGGCCCGGGGTATGCTACCGGCTCTGGTCCCGGCACCTGCACCAGGGGCTGGTCCCCTTTAACCGCCCGGAAATCCTCAATGCCGACCTGGCCCCCCTGGCCCTTGAACTGGCCCGGTGGGGGGTGGCGGATCCCGGCGATTTAAAATGGCTGGATCTGCCTCCCCAAACTAGCTTCAAGGCCGCCGTCACCCTGCTCAAACAGCTGGAGGCCCTGGACGGACAGGGCCGGATCACCGCCCACGGCCAGGCGCTCACCGAAGCCGGTACCCATCCCCGGCTGGCCCATATGATTCTCAAGGGAAAGGACCTGGGCAAAGGGTTCACCGCCTGCTGCCTGGCCGCCCTGGTGGAGGAGCGGGATTTTGTCTCCCCGGGACGGGCGGCCGCGGATCCGGATGCGGGGCTGCGCCTGGAAATCCTGGACGGCCTGGCCCGAAAAGGCCGCCGGGAGGGGGCAGGCGTTCATTTGAGCCGGGCAAAAGGCGTGCTGGACCGGGCCGGGCAATTGGCAAAACAGTTCAGGATCAAGGAAAGGAAAATTGACACTGCCGGCGCCGGAAGGCTGCTGGCCTTTGCCTGGCCGGAACGGATTGCGAAAAAACGTTCCCCGGGTTCCCTTGCCTACCTGGCCGCCTCGGGGGCCGGCCTTTTTTTCCGGTCGGACAATCCTGTTTCCAGCCGGGAGTTCATGGTGGCAGTCCATGTGGACGGAAATCCCAAAAACGCGGCGGTTTTTCTGGCGGCCGCCTATGATGCGGATGATCTGGAGCGGGATTTCGCCGGGGCCGTAGACATTCAGGACAGGGTTTTCTGGAACCGGGAAAAGGGGGCGGTGTCCGCCCTGTCCCGGACCCTGTACGGGCGGCTGGTGCTCCGGGAGCGGCCCATGGCCCGTCCCGATCCCGCAGCGGTGAAATCGGCCCTTATCCAGGGGATTGCAGACGCCGGACCGGCCAGCCTGGCCTGGCCCAAAGCCGCCGCTGCCTTCAGGCTCCGGGTGGGATTTTTAAGAACCCTGGATGATCCGGTTTTCAAAGGGCTGCCCGATCTGTCGGATGGCGGCCTGGCCGGTTCCCTGGAGACCTGGCTGGGGCCGTTTCTGGACGGGATCACCTCCCTGGCCGGCCTGAAACAGGTGGACCTGGACGGGGCCCTGAAGGGGCTGTTCTCCTGGGAGCAGCTTCAGCTGGTGGATGCCCATGCCCCCACCCATATAACGGTGCCTTCGGGCTCCAGGATTCCCATCCGGTACGGGGATGAAAACGGTCCCCTGGCATCCCCGGTGCTGGCGGTGCGGCTGCAGGAGATGTTCGGGCTGACGGCCACCCCGGCCCTGGCCCGGGGGCGGGTGCCCCTCACCCTTCACCTGCTTTCGCCGGCCTCCCGGCCGGTTCAGATCACCCGGGACCTTGCCAATTTCTGGCGACACACCTATAAAGAGGTGAAGAAAGATCTCATGGGCCGCTATCCCAAGCATTACTGGCCGGAGGATCCGGAAAATGCAGTGCCCACGGCCAGGGCAAAGCCCAGGAAAAAATAA
- a CDS encoding L-2-amino-thiazoline-4-carboxylic acid hydrolase → MLTRRETEARILIPVIESLGEALGRDRVVEIVSQTIMGIARDQGRELAAAMGGNTPDHFREALKFWTRDNALEIKVDEISDTRLKFRVTRCRYAEMYRALGAAGLGQVFSCNRDGALMEGFNPGARMIRPATIMAGNDCCEFDYQFPEPGQENI, encoded by the coding sequence GTGCTGACCCGGCGGGAGACAGAGGCCCGTATCCTCATCCCCGTCATTGAATCCCTGGGGGAGGCCCTGGGCCGGGACAGGGTGGTTGAAATCGTCAGCCAGACCATTATGGGGATCGCCCGGGACCAGGGCCGGGAACTGGCCGCGGCCATGGGAGGAAATACCCCTGACCATTTCAGGGAGGCCCTGAAGTTCTGGACCCGGGACAATGCCCTGGAAATAAAAGTGGATGAAATCAGCGACACCCGGCTGAAGTTCCGGGTGACCCGGTGCCGGTATGCAGAGATGTACAGGGCCCTGGGCGCCGCCGGCCTGGGCCAAGTGTTTTCCTGCAACCGGGACGGGGCGCTCATGGAAGGGTTCAATCCCGGGGCGAGGATGATACGGCCCGCCACCATAATGGCCGGGAATGACTGCTGTGAATTTGACTACCAATTCCCTGAACCCGGGCAGGAAAATATATGA
- a CDS encoding LysE family translocator has protein sequence MSFKFVLLFSLTVFIASIIPGPSMLLALTHGMRYGARRTMASAMGNVTVTLIQASVSIIGLGTVLIASETIFQFIKWAGAAYLIYMGISMLCSSEKLLSPGELSQYDKRDSLLRMYLQAAFVTAGNPKAIIFFAAVFPQFIKTDAAYLVQSCILLGTCALIAFCCFMIYAIGGQKIASLFSKAAVGKYIKKIAGGTFIGAGIGLAVSHE, from the coding sequence ATGTCTTTCAAGTTTGTACTATTATTTTCACTGACTGTATTTATTGCCTCAATCATACCGGGGCCGAGCATGTTATTGGCTTTAACTCACGGTATGCGTTACGGGGCCAGACGAACTATGGCATCCGCTATGGGAAATGTGACGGTCACATTGATTCAAGCATCTGTTTCCATTATCGGCCTGGGAACAGTTTTAATTGCTTCTGAAACAATATTCCAATTCATCAAGTGGGCGGGGGCTGCATATCTTATCTATATGGGTATAAGCATGCTATGTTCATCAGAAAAATTACTCTCGCCAGGAGAATTAAGTCAATACGATAAACGTGACTCCTTATTAAGGATGTATCTGCAGGCTGCCTTTGTTACTGCAGGGAACCCCAAAGCAATTATATTTTTTGCCGCAGTCTTTCCCCAGTTCATCAAGACGGATGCCGCCTATCTGGTTCAATCCTGCATACTTTTAGGAACTTGTGCACTTATTGCATTCTGCTGCTTTATGATTTATGCAATAGGCGGTCAGAAAATCGCCTCACTGTTTTCCAAAGCCGCAGTTGGGAAATATATAAAAAAAATTGCCGGAGGTACTTTTATCGGAGCAGGTATTGGCCTTGCAGTGAGTCATGAATAA
- a CDS encoding YkgJ family cysteine cluster protein, whose product MKGPAAGRSRELLAAHMEKARSLLDDFLENHGVSLPVLGKAMEEFTHTVFDLPEETACQAGCAHCCHLRVGLSIPELLVIFYELQGQATPEGLVYFRSRIQEILSKGDTLTETFWHESRTPCPFLDDRRRCLIYAIRPFSCRAYHSTDEAVCRQGFEQGREVRVPCFPLYRACTDMYSSVFIKVLADKGFPSFQVGLVKGLDILFSDDTAARRWLAKEDVFSGAGL is encoded by the coding sequence ATGAAGGGGCCGGCCGCCGGCCGCTCCAGGGAACTGCTGGCCGCACACATGGAAAAGGCAAGGTCCCTGCTGGACGATTTCCTGGAGAACCACGGGGTGAGCCTGCCCGTGCTGGGAAAGGCCATGGAGGAGTTTACCCACACCGTATTCGATCTCCCCGAAGAAACGGCCTGCCAGGCAGGTTGCGCCCATTGCTGCCATCTTAGAGTGGGGCTGTCCATCCCTGAGCTGCTGGTGATTTTTTATGAGCTCCAGGGCCAGGCCACCCCCGAGGGCCTGGTATATTTTAGGTCCAGGATACAGGAGATCCTCTCCAAGGGAGATACCCTGACCGAAACGTTCTGGCATGAATCCCGGACACCCTGCCCCTTTCTGGATGACCGGCGCCGCTGCCTGATCTATGCCATCCGCCCCTTTTCCTGCCGGGCCTACCACTCCACGGACGAGGCGGTCTGCCGGCAGGGCTTTGAGCAGGGGCGGGAGGTCCGGGTGCCCTGTTTCCCCCTTTACCGGGCCTGCACGGACATGTATTCCTCTGTCTTTATCAAGGTGCTGGCGGACAAGGGCTTTCCCTCGTTCCAGGTGGGGCTGGTCAAGGGGCTGGATATATTGTTCAGCGACGACACGGCAGCCCGGCGCTGGCTGGCGAAGGAGGATGTGTTTTCAGGGGCCGGACTCTAA
- the nudC gene encoding NAD(+) diphosphatase: MNFSASLPGPVPGRGKAFYVLLDDLYMAAAPGETLPCLEREEAAALCHAPSYFFGYLGKMPCYCAAPHPEFWKDPVPPFSRIRLRSFFNRADEGLRLALGYGRQVLDLHTNFKFCGRCSTPTQPKTGEHARICPACGQTAYPRISPAVIMSVTRGDEILLARGVNFPNKEMFSVLAGFVSPSETLEECVRREVYEETQIRVDRVRYSQSQPWPFPDSLMIGFTAEYRGGEIKIDPGEIAEAAWFNAGDLPLIPDSYTLAGRLIRNFVKGVKG, translated from the coding sequence ATGAACTTTAGCGCATCACTCCCCGGGCCGGTCCCTGGCCGGGGCAAGGCCTTTTACGTTCTCCTGGACGACCTGTATATGGCGGCCGCCCCCGGAGAAACCCTCCCCTGCCTGGAGAGGGAGGAGGCCGCGGCCCTCTGCCACGCCCCCAGTTACTTTTTCGGATATCTGGGAAAAATGCCCTGTTATTGTGCGGCCCCGCATCCTGAATTCTGGAAAGACCCGGTACCGCCCTTTTCCCGTATCAGGCTCAGGTCCTTTTTCAACCGGGCCGATGAGGGCCTCAGGCTGGCCCTGGGGTACGGCCGCCAGGTCCTGGACCTCCATACCAATTTCAAATTCTGCGGCAGATGCAGCACCCCCACCCAACCCAAAACCGGCGAGCATGCAAGGATCTGCCCCGCCTGCGGCCAGACCGCCTACCCCAGGATATCCCCGGCCGTGATCATGTCCGTCACCCGGGGGGATGAAATTCTCCTGGCCCGCGGGGTCAATTTTCCCAATAAGGAGATGTTTTCGGTACTGGCCGGCTTTGTTTCCCCCTCGGAAACCCTTGAAGAATGCGTCAGAAGAGAGGTCTACGAGGAAACCCAAATCCGGGTGGACCGTGTCCGGTATTCACAAAGCCAGCCCTGGCCCTTCCCGGACAGCCTCATGATCGGTTTCACTGCGGAATACCGGGGCGGGGAGATTAAAATCGATCCCGGAGAAATCGCCGAAGCCGCCTGGTTCAATGCGGGCGACCTTCCCCTGATTCCCGACAGCTATACCCTGGCCGGCCGTCTCATCAGAAACTTTGTTAAAGGCGTTAAGGGTTAG
- a CDS encoding phosphatidylserine/phosphatidylglycerophosphate/cardiolipin synthase family protein — protein MGAADINSIVAAKPMNQIGAAWKVRIMNLKRIIRWLAVGAIGVPVIFSLIFVGLLEITERQWLGKAPEHGATNVRLLETHQISLLDVGMDSLATRLQVIEQAKRSIDLEFFIYELDTASRLISNALARRAREGLQVRVLVDFARPVFKLRPVFARKLQAAGVQVRYYNTAGLLRFFSVQHRTHRKMLVADNEIAIVGGRNIGDDYFDLSHDYNFIDSDIWIKGNIVGSIAKSFDLYWASEWTEPPQYEKGEISDEELLRQADDKEDALAWIRDEDGDETLRQALLDRRAMSKIHECSDVQFITDHPGSGVENRVVYRAMVELAREAKQIIRLETPYFILRKDGLEDLRNVSRRGVTLDVLTNSLYSTDAYYTVAALLPTLDELKELPTLNLFAYKGGELVKQNGNSKHAQKKVVRWGVHAKRAIIDDQVLVVGTYNIDPRSANLNSELVIVCRGNTDLAREATRSFELRRGAARHIIGGMNASGAQGLVADVEKEKRWMTYGIMPFAILFDFLL, from the coding sequence ATGGGGGCGGCAGATATAAATAGTATAGTCGCGGCAAAGCCGATGAACCAAATTGGGGCCGCTTGGAAAGTGAGGATAATGAATCTCAAACGGATAATACGGTGGCTTGCAGTTGGCGCAATAGGCGTACCTGTCATATTTTCTCTTATTTTTGTGGGACTGCTTGAAATAACCGAGAGACAATGGTTGGGCAAGGCACCCGAGCATGGGGCGACCAATGTCCGTCTGTTGGAGACACATCAGATCTCCCTGCTGGATGTCGGCATGGACTCCCTGGCCACCCGGCTTCAGGTGATTGAGCAGGCAAAACGCTCCATCGACCTTGAATTCTTTATCTATGAACTGGACACCGCGAGCAGGCTCATTAGTAATGCGCTTGCCCGCAGAGCCAGAGAAGGCCTGCAGGTCCGGGTGCTTGTCGATTTTGCCCGTCCGGTTTTCAAACTGAGGCCGGTCTTTGCCCGAAAATTACAGGCCGCCGGTGTTCAGGTCCGCTATTATAATACTGCAGGGCTCCTGCGTTTTTTTAGCGTACAGCACAGAACTCACAGAAAGATGCTGGTAGCCGACAACGAGATAGCGATCGTGGGCGGGCGAAATATTGGAGATGATTATTTCGACCTCTCCCATGACTACAATTTTATTGATAGCGATATTTGGATAAAAGGAAACATTGTTGGATCAATTGCAAAGAGCTTTGACCTGTATTGGGCTTCTGAGTGGACGGAGCCGCCACAGTATGAAAAAGGAGAAATCAGCGATGAAGAGCTGCTCCGACAGGCCGACGACAAAGAGGACGCTCTTGCCTGGATCCGGGATGAAGATGGGGATGAAACGCTGAGGCAGGCACTTCTTGATCGCCGGGCCATGTCGAAAATCCACGAGTGCTCGGATGTTCAATTCATCACGGATCATCCCGGTTCAGGGGTCGAGAATAGAGTTGTCTATCGTGCCATGGTTGAACTTGCCCGGGAGGCGAAACAGATCATACGGTTGGAGACCCCCTATTTTATTTTGAGAAAGGATGGACTGGAAGACCTTCGTAATGTCAGCCGGCGGGGCGTCACACTGGATGTCCTTACCAACAGTCTGTATTCGACAGATGCTTATTATACCGTCGCCGCTCTGCTGCCAACGCTGGACGAGCTGAAAGAATTGCCCACACTGAATCTTTTCGCCTATAAGGGAGGGGAGCTGGTTAAACAAAACGGTAATTCCAAACACGCCCAAAAAAAAGTTGTGCGTTGGGGGGTGCATGCCAAAAGAGCCATCATCGACGATCAAGTCCTCGTTGTAGGGACCTATAATATTGATCCCCGATCAGCCAATCTCAATTCCGAACTCGTTATCGTCTGCAGGGGAAACACAGATTTGGCAAGGGAGGCAACCCGGAGCTTTGAACTGCGAAGAGGTGCCGCCCGGCATATTATCGGAGGCATGAACGCTTCAGGGGCACAGGGCCTGGTGGCTGATGTGGAAAAGGAGAAGCGTTGGATGACCTATGGGATCATGCCCTTTGCCATATTGTTTGACTTTCTTCTCTGA
- a CDS encoding MATE family efflux transporter — protein MAYNLTDVIWLGRTGPATVTAVTTAGFFLWLLMSIFYCTKSGTEALVSQAVGRKDMTMARQVSENALTISLYGSILLNLLILVFSGTLLQFFTLEADVMTKAVSYLRIVSFGMCFAVINPVLSAIHIGFGNSKTPFIVNSMGLGVNIILDPIFIFGFMFIPALGALGAAIATVIANTLVFSIFIFKLKSRNSVIPGIQLFNPLIKKVLRRIFKIGIPITIHSVAFCLFSMCIGRIVSAYGTIPLGVQNVGAGIEALSWNTALGFSTALGAFTGQNYGAANYDRIRKGYYIILLLSLSLGLIATIAFFFFGEAVFSLFTKEIEMRDTGVLYLKILAVSQIFMCIEITSAGGFYGLGKSKPPSITSVLFTGLRVPAALFVVNYTAFAYAGVWWCISISSVLKGIVVAALYFLTLRKLSMPGTANISETG, from the coding sequence ATGGCCTATAACCTGACCGACGTCATATGGCTCGGCAGGACAGGGCCTGCAACGGTTACGGCCGTCACCACAGCGGGATTCTTCCTCTGGCTTCTGATGTCCATTTTTTATTGTACGAAATCAGGGACTGAAGCCCTGGTCTCCCAGGCCGTCGGCAGAAAAGATATGACCATGGCAAGGCAGGTATCGGAAAATGCGCTGACGATCAGCCTTTATGGTTCCATACTATTAAACCTGCTTATCCTTGTTTTTTCCGGAACCCTGCTTCAGTTTTTCACCCTGGAAGCAGATGTCATGACCAAGGCTGTTTCCTACCTGAGAATCGTCTCTTTTGGAATGTGCTTTGCCGTGATCAACCCGGTCCTCAGTGCCATTCATATCGGGTTTGGCAACAGTAAAACCCCCTTTATTGTCAATTCCATGGGGCTTGGGGTAAACATTATTTTGGATCCCATTTTTATTTTTGGATTCATGTTTATCCCGGCGCTGGGTGCCCTGGGGGCTGCCATCGCCACTGTGATCGCAAATACGCTTGTGTTTTCCATATTCATATTCAAGTTGAAATCACGCAACTCCGTGATTCCGGGTATTCAACTGTTTAACCCCTTGATTAAAAAAGTTCTCAGGCGGATTTTTAAAATCGGAATTCCCATAACCATCCATTCGGTGGCCTTCTGCCTGTTCTCCATGTGCATCGGAAGAATCGTCTCTGCATACGGGACGATCCCTTTGGGCGTTCAGAATGTGGGTGCAGGCATCGAGGCGCTGTCATGGAACACGGCCCTTGGCTTTTCCACAGCACTTGGCGCTTTTACCGGTCAGAACTACGGGGCTGCAAACTATGACAGAATCAGGAAAGGGTATTACATCATTCTTCTTTTGAGTCTGAGTCTCGGCCTGATTGCAACCATTGCGTTTTTCTTCTTTGGAGAAGCGGTTTTTTCTTTGTTCACAAAAGAAATTGAGATGCGTGACACCGGCGTCCTTTACCTTAAAATACTGGCAGTTTCGCAGATTTTTATGTGCATTGAAATCACTTCTGCCGGAGGGTTTTACGGACTGGGCAAATCAAAACCACCTTCGATTACGAGTGTCCTTTTCACGGGGCTTAGGGTGCCTGCGGCGCTGTTTGTGGTCAATTATACGGCATTTGCCTATGCCGGCGTATGGTGGTGCATCAGCATCAGCAGTGTTTTAAAGGGAATTGTCGTTGCAGCGCTTTATTTTCTGACCCTGAGAAAGCTATCAATGCCAGGTACTGCGAATATCAGCGAAACGGGTTAG